One Trichosurus vulpecula isolate mTriVul1 chromosome 7, mTriVul1.pri, whole genome shotgun sequence genomic region harbors:
- the IER3 gene encoding radiation-inducible immediate-early gene IEX-1, giving the protein MCHNRASVPAAPVTLAPTPGPIPSPGRRRRSGPEIFTFDPLPEPATYYRPARSSFAHRVIRKRSRRVLYPQMVRRQPPAEDPNPARRLLFLLLTIVFCQILMAEEGGPAPPVLEEPPNDPTPAPPVVESQNLTSEPPDYTVDISALLQQHPAAF; this is encoded by the exons ATGTGTCATAACCGAGCCTCCGTCCCTGCGGCGCCCGTCACCCTGGCCCCAACCCCGGGCCCCATCCCCAGTCCTGGGCGTCGGCGAAGGTCCGGTCCGGAGATCTTTACTTTCGACCCCCTGCCGGAGCCTGCCACTTACTACCGACCCGCGCGCTCCAGTTTCGCCCACAGGGTAATTCGCAAGCGTAGCCGCAGGGTCCTCTACCCTCAAATG GTTCGACGCCAGCCACCTGCAGAGGACCCCAATCCGGCCAGAcggctcctcttcctcctcctcactatTGTCTTTTGTCAGATTTTGATGGCCGAGGAGGGAGGGCCAGCGCCTCCAGTGCTAGAAGAACCCCCTAACGACCCCACTCCAGCGCCTCCAGTTGTGGAATCCCAAAACTTGACGTCTGAGCCTCCGGACTACACCGTGGACATCAGCGCCTTACTCCAACAACACCCGGCAGCCTTCTAA